A single region of the Musa acuminata AAA Group cultivar baxijiao chromosome BXJ1-11, Cavendish_Baxijiao_AAA, whole genome shotgun sequence genome encodes:
- the LOC135597106 gene encoding uncharacterized protein LOC135597106 — protein MAYIRMKRATGPLDGEVKARLRGDGALRVAGYASTGSDQGAATCLSRLVHAFIETGGHDTPSSPKDDGDDEDGSEADAAAFDRDRAAAKIVRELICPAVDMNQFRRRLAGEVYETAEGFAWLRSSCGGSAFRRAVMARLRDAGYNAGICKASWETSGGLTCGSYEYIDVVATAGEGDGDEQGRRYIVDLEFAAEFEVARATEGYKEVVAALPRVAVAGEEAVRAAVRAVADAARRSLRARGLHVPPWRKSRYMLAKWLGPYRRTTNPVPTSLPAAPPGGDVKCRAVGFPTAARLLAAPTARTR, from the coding sequence ATGGCGTACATACGAATGAAGCGGGCCACCGGCCCGCTCGACGGCGAAGTTAAGGCGCGCCTGCGTGGAGACGGCGCCCTCCGCGTCGCTGGCTATGCCAGTACCGGCAGCGACCAAGGCGCCGCCACCTGCCTCTCCCGTCTCGTCCACGCCTTCATTGAGACTGGCGGCCACGATACCCCCTCTTCGCCCAAGGATGATGGAGACGACGAAGATGGGTCCGAAGCGGACGCTGCCGCTTTCGATCGGGATCGCGCCGCCGCGAAGATAGTCCGGGAGCTGATATGCCCCGCGGTGGACATGAATCAGTTCCGAAGGAGGCTGGCGGGCGAGGTCTACGAGACGGCGGAGGGGTTCGCCTGGCTAAGGTCAAGCTGCGGTGGTTCTGCCTTCCGGCGCGCGGTGATGGCGCGGCTGAGGGATGCGGGGTACAATGCCGGGATCTGCAAGGCGAGCTGGGAAACCTCCGGCGGTCTCACCTGCGGGAGTTACGAGTACATCGACGTGGTGGCGACGGCGGGGGAAGGGGATGGCGACGAGCAGGGGAGAAGGTACATCGTGGACTTGGAGTTCGCGGCGGAGTTCGAGGTGGCGAGGGCGACGGAGGGGTACAAGGAGGTGGTAGCGGCGCTGCCGAGGGTGGCGGTGGCGGGGGAGGAGGCGGTGAGGGCGGCTGTGCGGGCAGTGGCGGACGCGGCGCGGAGGTCGCTGCGGGCGCGGGGCCTGCACGTGCCGCCATGGCGGAAGAGCCGCTACATGCTCGCCAAGTGGCTCGGGCCCTACCGGCGGACGACCAACCCAGTGCCGACCTCGCTCCCCGCCGCGCCGCCTGGCGGCGACGTGAAGTGCCGCGCGGTGGGGTTTCCCACGGCGGCAAGGCTGTTGGCGGCCCCCACCGCCAGGACCCGGTAG